The following are encoded in a window of Arthrobacter sp. OAP107 genomic DNA:
- a CDS encoding YciI family protein, which yields MLYSLRKGVDRSRVMETYPRHKAYYEEFRAGGGGLVALGPFQGPDPAGSSMGIFTSREDAERFIAGDPFTTEGLAEPRILDWNAVRFE from the coding sequence GTGTTGTACAGCCTGCGCAAGGGCGTCGACCGCTCCCGCGTGATGGAGACCTACCCCCGACACAAGGCCTACTACGAGGAGTTCCGCGCCGGCGGTGGCGGGCTCGTCGCGCTCGGCCCGTTCCAGGGCCCTGACCCGGCCGGCTCATCGATGGGCATCTTCACGTCGCGCGAGGACGCCGAACGGTTCATTGCCGGTGACCCGTTCACCACCGAGGGGCTGGCGGAGCCACGGATCCTCGACTGGAATGCAGTGCGTTTCGAGTAA